The following coding sequences are from one Ammospiza caudacuta isolate bAmmCau1 chromosome 10, bAmmCau1.pri, whole genome shotgun sequence window:
- the LCTL gene encoding lactase-like protein: protein MRRDTPRCWAVLVAVMALSVAEDFPWTKNNPGSFYYGTFPAGFLWGVGSSAYQTEGAWDKDGKGPSIWDAFTHSKGKVLRNETGDSACDGYYRVKDDIQLLKELKVNHYLLSISWPRIMPTGIKAEQLNEKGIQFYNDTINSLLENNITPIVSLYHWDLPQALQEKYGGWQNISMMNYFNDYANLCFEKFGDRVKHWITFSNPWAVAEKGYETGEHAPGLKLGGCGAYKAAHHIIKTHAKVWHSYNTTWRREQRGMVGISLTSAWGEPVDPHSQTDRDAAERYIQFHLGWFANPIYRGDYPEVMKNYVGRKSAQQGLGTSRLPTFSVQEKTYIKGTSDFLGIGHFTTRYVLQKSFPFLQVSSYHTDPDLAELVDPNWPAPGPKWLYSVPWGFRRLLNFIKTQYGNPLIYVTENGVSETMQCSQLCDEWRIQYLKGYINEILKALNDGVNVKGYTAWSLLDKFEWNKGFSERFGLYHIDFKNKNKPRHPKASVDYYKKIISANGFPNPREVESWHRKAMDTCSATHQHLAADSLITHMEMVTEIVLPTVFTLCILISIVLLIFYLRNHS from the exons atgaggagggacaCCCCgaggtgctgggctgtgctggtggcagtgatgGCACTGAGCGTGGCCGAGGACTTCCCGTGGACCAAGAACAACCCAGGCTCCTTCTACTACGGCACCTTCCCAGCTG GTTTCTTGTGGGGTGTGGGGAGTTCTGCCTACCAGACCGAGGGGGCCTGGGACAAGGATGGCAAAGGGCCGAGCATCTGGGATGCCTTCACCCACAGCAAGGGGAAGGTGCTCAGGAACGAGACGGGAGATTCCGCCTGCGATGGCTACTACAGAGTCAAG GATGACATTCAGttgctgaaggagctgaaggtgAATCACTACCTCTTGTCCATCTCATGGCCAAGGATTATGCCCACAGGCATCAAAG CTGAACAACTGAATGAGAAGGGAATACAGTTCTACAATGACACAATTAACAGTCTTCTGGAAAACAACATCACCCCTATTGTGAGCCTCTACCACTGGGATCTGCCACAG GCTCTCCAAGAAAAGTATGGTGGCTGGCAGAACATAAGCATGATGAATTATTTTAACGATTATGCAAATCTGTGTTTTGAGAAGTTTGGTGACCGTGTGAAACACTGGATTACATTCAGCAATCCTTGG gCAGTGGCTGAGAAGGGCTATGAAACAGGAGAGCACGCGCCAGGACTGAAGCTTGGCGGCTGCGGTGCCTACAAGGCTGCTCATCACATCATTAAA ACCCATGCCAAGGTTTGGCACTCCTACAACACCACCTGGCGCAGGGAGCAGAGAG GGATGGTTGGAATTTCCCTAACGAGTGCCTGGGGGGAACCTGTTGATCCACACAGCCAGACAgacagagatgctgctgagaGGTACATCCAGTTCCACCTGGGATGGTTTGCAAACCCCATTTACAGAGGGGACTACCCAGAGGTTATGAAGAATTACGTAG GTAGGAAGagtgcccagcagggcctggggacaTCAAGATTACCAACTTTCTCAGTTCAAGAGAAAACCTATATTAAAGGCACCTCGGATTTCCTGGGAATTGGTCATTTTACCACTCGTTATGTTCTGCAGAAGAGCTTTCCCTTCCTCCAAGTGTCCAGTTACCACACTGACCCTGACCTGGCTGAACTGGTGGACCCCAACTGGCCAGCTCCAGGCCCTAAGTGGCTCtactctgtgccctggggcttCAGAAGGTTGCTCAACTTCATCAAG ACCCAGTATGGGAACCCCCTGATTTATGTGACAGAGAATGGAGTGTCTGAAACAATGCAGTGCTCTCAGCTGTGTGACGAATGGAGgatccagtacctgaagggatACATCAATGAGATACTCAAAG CTCTAAATGATGGTGTAAATGTCAAAGGTTACACTGCCTGGTCACTGCTGGATAAATTTGAATGGAACAAAGGCttctctgaaagatttgggCTTTACCACATTGATTtcaaaaacaagaacaaaccaCGGCACCCAAAGGCATCTGTTGACTACTATAAAAAGATTATCAGTGCAAATGGATTCCCCAATCCAAGAGAG GTGGAGAGCTGGCACCGCAAGGCCATGGACACCTGCTCTGCCACACACCAACACCTTGCTGCAG ATTCCCTGATTACTCACATGGAAATGGTGACAGAGATTGTTCTTCCTACAGTTTTCACACTCTGCATTCTCATCAGTATTGTCCTCCTCATATTCTACCTTCGAAACCACAGCTAA